A genome region from Lucilia cuprina isolate Lc7/37 chromosome 3, ASM2204524v1, whole genome shotgun sequence includes the following:
- the LOC111686577 gene encoding 40S ribosomal protein S6 — protein MKLNISYPVTGCQKLFEVVDEHKLRVFYEKRMGQVVEADILGDQWKGYMLRIAGGNDKQGFPMKQGVLTHGRVRLLLKKGHSCYRPRRTGERKRKSVRGCIVDANMSVLALVVVKKGEQEVEGLTDVTVPRRLGPKRASKIRKLYNLTKEDDVRRFVVRRPLPAKDGKKATSKAPKIQRLVTPVVLQRKRRRVALKKKRQVASKEAAADYAKLLAQRKKENKAKREEAKRRRSASMRESKSSISSDKK, from the exons ATGAag CTTAACATTTCATATCCCGTAACGGGATGCCAAAAACTTTTCGAAGTTGTTGACGAACACAAATTGCGTGTGTTCTATGAAAAACGTATGGGCCAAGTTGTCGAAGCCGACATCCTCGGTGACCAATGGAAAGGTTATATGCTTCGTATTGCCGGAGGTAACGACAAACAAGGTTTCCCCATGAAACAAGGTGTCTTGACTCATG GTCGTGTACGTTTGTTGTTGAAGAAGGGACACTCTTGCTACCGTCCTCGCCGTACTGGTGAACGTAAGAGGAAATCAGTCCGTGGCTGCATTGTTGATGCCAACATGTCCGTTTTGGCTTTGGTTGTTGTCAAGAAGGGTGAACAAGAAGTTGAAGGTCTTACCGACGTCACTGTTCCCCGTCGTTTGGGTCCCAAGAGAGCCAGCAAGATCCGCAAGTTGTACAACTTGACCAAGGAAGACGATGTTCGTCGCTTCGTTGTACGTCGCCCTCTCCCCGCCAAGGATGGCAAGAAGGCCACCTCCAAGGCTCCCAAGATCCAACGTCTCGTCACCCCCGTTGTCTTGCAACGTAAACGCAGACGTGTTGCCCTCAAGAAGAAACGTCAAGTAGCCTCCAAGGAAGCTGCTGCTGATTACGCTAAATTGTTGGCTCAACGCAAGAAGGAAAACAAAGCCAAGCGCGAAGAGGCCAAGAGACGTCGTTCCGCATCCATGCGCGAATCAAAGAGCTCCATCTCTAGcgacaaaaagtaa